A portion of the Raphanus sativus cultivar WK10039 unplaced genomic scaffold, ASM80110v3 Scaffold2561, whole genome shotgun sequence genome contains these proteins:
- the LOC130505764 gene encoding 3-phosphoshikimate 1-carboxyvinyltransferase, chloroplastic-like yields the protein MRGEAISSHYLTALLMAAPLALGDVEIEIIDKMISVPYVEMTLKMERFGVSAEHSDSCDRSLSRDSQKYKSPGNANVEGEGDAPSANYFLAGANITGETVIVEGCGTASLQGDVKFAEFLEKMGCKVSWTENSLIDHLEML from the exons ATGAGAG GTGAAGCTATTAGTAGTCATTACTTGACCGCTCTTCTCATGGCAGCTCCTTTAGCTCTTGGAGACGTGGAGATTGAGATCATTGATAAAATGATTTCTGTTCCATATGTTGAAATGACATTGAAGATGGAACGTTTTGGTGTTAGTGCCGAGCATAGTGATAGCTGTGATCGTTCTTTGTCACGAGACAGTCAGAAATACAA GTCGCCTGGTAATGCTAATGTAGAAGGTGAAGGTGATGCGCCTAGTGCTAATTATTTTCTTGCTGGTGCTAACATTACTGGTGAAACTGTCATTGTTGAAGGTTGTGGAACAGCCAGCCTGCAG GGAGATGTGAAGTTTGCTGAGTTTCTTGAGAAAATGGGATGTAAAGTGTCCTGGACAGAGAACAGTCTTATTGACCATCTAGAGATGCTTTAG